Proteins from a single region of Planctomycetia bacterium:
- a CDS encoding NAD(P)/FAD-dependent oxidoreductase gives MFLDSTGGQSSVNTNPDVVVIGGGPAGATVSTLIAQQGHKVVLFERDKFPRFHIGESLIPETYWVLERLNMLPKMKASCFVKKFSVQFVNAAGKQSAPFYFHDNKPHECSQTWQVIRSEFDQMMLENAREHGVEAHEETRVLEVLFDGDSATGVRIQTKDGQQLDVHAKAVVDASGQSAMLMNRLKLRIWDPELNKGAIWTYWKGAYRDTGRDEGATIVIQTPDKQGWFWYIPQHDDTISVGVVGPFDYLFKGRGSHEQVYNEEVEKCPAVQKRIEGAERAAGYFATKDYSYRATQAAGDGWVMIGDAFGFLDPLYSSGVLLALKSGELAADAICDGIAKNDLSAAQLGAWAPAFNRGIDRMRRLVCEYYNGFSFGHFVKNFPHLRNTITDLLIGDLFADRVDCVWEPMESLYPKGHQHPTQWDAGTPAEIAENKENELYLPEELRAQ, from the coding sequence ATGTTTTTGGACTCAACCGGCGGGCAAAGCAGCGTCAACACGAACCCGGACGTGGTGGTCATCGGCGGTGGTCCGGCCGGGGCGACGGTCTCCACGTTGATCGCCCAGCAGGGCCACAAGGTCGTGCTGTTCGAGCGGGATAAGTTCCCGCGATTCCACATCGGCGAATCGCTGATCCCGGAGACGTATTGGGTGCTCGAGCGGCTGAACATGCTGCCGAAGATGAAGGCGAGTTGCTTCGTCAAGAAGTTCAGCGTGCAGTTCGTCAACGCGGCCGGGAAGCAATCGGCGCCGTTTTACTTCCACGACAACAAGCCGCACGAGTGCTCGCAAACCTGGCAGGTGATTCGCAGCGAGTTCGACCAGATGATGCTGGAGAACGCGCGCGAGCATGGCGTCGAAGCGCATGAAGAAACTCGCGTCCTGGAAGTGCTGTTCGACGGCGACAGTGCGACCGGCGTGCGCATTCAAACCAAGGACGGGCAGCAACTCGACGTTCATGCCAAGGCGGTCGTCGACGCCAGCGGGCAATCGGCGATGTTGATGAATCGATTGAAGCTGCGAATTTGGGATCCGGAGTTGAACAAGGGCGCCATCTGGACCTATTGGAAAGGCGCCTACCGCGACACGGGCCGCGATGAGGGAGCCACGATCGTCATCCAGACGCCGGACAAGCAAGGTTGGTTCTGGTACATCCCGCAGCACGACGACACGATCAGCGTGGGCGTCGTCGGCCCGTTCGACTATTTGTTCAAAGGGCGCGGCTCGCACGAACAAGTTTACAACGAAGAGGTCGAAAAGTGTCCGGCCGTTCAAAAGCGCATCGAAGGCGCGGAGCGCGCTGCGGGCTATTTTGCTACCAAGGACTATTCCTACCGCGCCACGCAGGCCGCCGGCGACGGTTGGGTCATGATCGGCGACGCCTTCGGGTTCCTGGACCCGCTCTATTCGTCCGGCGTGCTCCTGGCGCTCAAATCCGGCGAACTGGCTGCCGATGCGATCTGCGACGGCATTGCCAAGAACGATCTATCCGCCGCGCAACTGGGCGCCTGGGCGCCGGCGTTCAACCGGGGCATCGACCGCATGCGCCGCCTGGTCTGCGAATACTACAACGGCTTCAGTTTCGGCCACTTCGTCAAGAATTTCCCCCATCTCCGGAACACGATCACCGATCTGCTGATCGGCGACCTGTTCGCGGACCGCGTCGATTGCGTCTGGGAACCGATGGAATCGCTCTATCCCAAAGGGCACCAGCACCCGACGCAATGGGAT
- the glnA gene encoding type I glutamate--ammonia ligase, translating to MKPKEVLALCREKDVKAVDLRFMDFPGLWQHFTIPVNKLDEGVFEDGLGFDGSSIRGWQAINESDMLVLPQPETAFIDPFTPIPTLVMICNIQDPITREDYSRDPRNIARKAVNYLKSTGIADTCYIGPEAEFFIFDDVRFDQNAHEGYYHLDSNEAEWNRGRVENPNLGYKLRYKEGYFPVPPADSLMDIRNEMMQTLIDAGLDVEAQHHEVATGGQCEIDLRFNELVKMGDMMMIYKYIIKNVAKRHNKTVTFMPKPLFGDNGSGMHTHISLWKGSEPLFAGSGYAGLSEMALHAIGGLLKHAPAILAFSNPTTNSYKRLVPGYEAPVNLAYSQRNRSASCRIPMYSPSPKAKRVEFRCPDPSCNPYLSFSAILMAVIDGIQNKIHPGDPLDKDIYDLEPEELAKVPKTPGSLEEALKSLRADNDFLLRGDVFTPDVIDTWIWYKTEKEVDAMRLRPHPYEFCLYYDI from the coding sequence GTGAAACCAAAGGAAGTCTTGGCATTGTGCCGGGAAAAGGACGTCAAGGCGGTCGATCTTCGGTTCATGGACTTTCCGGGCCTTTGGCAACACTTCACGATCCCCGTCAACAAACTTGACGAGGGGGTTTTCGAGGACGGCCTGGGCTTCGACGGTTCCAGCATCCGCGGCTGGCAGGCGATCAACGAGAGCGACATGCTCGTGCTCCCGCAGCCCGAGACGGCGTTCATCGATCCGTTCACGCCGATCCCCACGCTGGTGATGATCTGCAACATCCAGGACCCGATCACGCGCGAGGATTACAGCCGGGACCCGCGCAACATCGCCCGGAAGGCGGTCAACTACCTGAAGAGCACCGGCATTGCCGACACCTGCTACATCGGCCCCGAGGCCGAGTTCTTCATCTTCGACGACGTGCGTTTCGATCAGAACGCGCACGAAGGCTACTACCATCTCGACAGCAACGAGGCCGAGTGGAACCGCGGCCGCGTCGAGAACCCGAACCTCGGCTACAAGCTGCGTTACAAGGAAGGCTACTTCCCGGTGCCGCCCGCCGACAGCCTGATGGACATCCGCAACGAGATGATGCAAACGCTGATCGACGCCGGCTTGGACGTCGAGGCGCAACATCACGAAGTCGCCACTGGCGGCCAGTGCGAAATCGACCTGCGCTTCAATGAGCTGGTCAAGATGGGCGACATGATGATGATCTACAAGTACATCATCAAGAATGTCGCGAAGCGGCACAACAAGACTGTGACGTTCATGCCCAAGCCGCTTTTCGGCGACAATGGCTCAGGCATGCACACGCACATTTCGCTGTGGAAGGGAAGCGAACCGTTGTTCGCAGGTTCCGGTTACGCAGGGCTGAGCGAAATGGCATTGCATGCCATCGGCGGCTTACTCAAGCACGCCCCGGCGATTCTGGCCTTCAGCAACCCGACCACGAACAGCTACAAGCGTTTGGTGCCCGGCTACGAAGCCCCGGTGAACCTGGCGTACTCACAACGGAATCGTTCGGCCTCCTGCCGGATCCCGATGTATAGCCCGAGCCCGAAGGCCAAGCGGGTCGAGTTCCGCTGCCCCGACCCGAGCTGCAATCCGTACTTGTCATTCTCGGCGATCTTGATGGCCGTCATCGATGGCATCCAGAACAAGATTCACCCCGGCGACCCGCTCGACAAGGACATCTACGACCTGGAACCGGAAGAGCTGGCCAAGGTGCCGAAGACGCCAGGCTCGCTGGAAGAAGCACTCAAGTCGCTGCGCGCAGACAACGACTTCCTGCTCCGCGGCGACGTCTTCACGCCCGACGTGATCGACACCTGGATCTGGTACAAGACGGAAAAAGAAGTCGACGCGATGCGGCTCCGCCCGCATCCGTACGAGTTCTGTCTGTACTACGACATTTAG
- a CDS encoding FAD-binding oxidoreductase, protein MVHLVRTAWQDVDAREPLSSGQADDASRLNRTRVAEVWRIPADRDDAERQLADLLRRAKRDQLRISIAGARHSMGGHTIYPGGIVIDMRPFRALTLNADKRLMTAQAGATWEEIIPYLDAQGLSVAVMQSNNSFTVGGSLGANCHGWQYGSAPIASTVESFRLMSAEGSILRCSRQEHAELFSLTLGGYGLFGIILEAELRVVPNQCYQLEQAIVPTTQALTTFDRIVAEHPDVEMMYARMSVAPERFLDEVILNAFYPAQRPDATLPELHAPGMVAIRRSLFRGSAGSDYGKALRWEAETKLQPHLCEQFYSRNQLLNESTTTFENRFADSTDILHEYFVPRDGVARFVAELKKHLPQPEVDLLNVTIREVEPDRDTFLRYAEQPMFSFVMLFQQRRDAKAETSMKSLTRKLIDAANASGGRYYLPYRLHATSAQLRQAYPQVDDFFARKRRYDPDELFQNQFYVTYRESPTPQTSESTVP, encoded by the coding sequence GTGGTTCATCTCGTCCGCACGGCCTGGCAGGACGTGGACGCCCGAGAACCTCTCTCTTCCGGCCAGGCCGACGACGCAAGTCGACTGAATCGCACTCGTGTGGCCGAAGTGTGGAGGATCCCCGCCGATCGTGACGACGCTGAGCGACAACTAGCTGACCTGCTGCGCCGCGCGAAGCGCGACCAATTGCGGATTTCCATCGCCGGCGCACGGCACAGCATGGGAGGTCACACGATTTATCCTGGCGGAATAGTGATCGACATGCGGCCGTTCCGCGCCCTGACTCTGAACGCGGACAAGCGACTAATGACGGCGCAAGCGGGCGCCACCTGGGAAGAGATTATTCCCTACTTGGACGCACAAGGCTTATCAGTCGCCGTCATGCAGTCCAACAATTCATTCACGGTGGGTGGCAGCCTCGGCGCGAATTGTCACGGCTGGCAGTATGGTAGTGCGCCAATCGCGTCAACTGTTGAGAGTTTCCGGCTCATGTCGGCCGAGGGTTCGATCCTCCGCTGCAGCCGTCAAGAGCATGCCGAATTGTTTTCACTTACACTGGGCGGCTACGGGCTATTTGGAATTATCCTCGAGGCGGAACTGCGAGTTGTTCCGAATCAGTGTTATCAACTCGAGCAAGCGATCGTGCCTACGACCCAAGCTTTGACGACGTTCGACAGAATTGTGGCGGAGCATCCCGATGTCGAGATGATGTATGCCAGAATGAGCGTGGCGCCTGAGCGATTTCTCGACGAAGTAATCTTGAACGCGTTCTACCCTGCTCAGAGGCCCGACGCGACCTTGCCGGAGTTGCATGCGCCCGGCATGGTCGCCATTCGACGCAGCCTATTTCGCGGTTCCGCTGGAAGCGACTATGGCAAAGCGCTGCGTTGGGAAGCAGAGACCAAATTGCAACCGCATTTGTGCGAGCAATTCTACTCGCGCAACCAGTTGCTCAATGAAAGCACGACGACGTTCGAAAACCGCTTCGCCGATTCGACCGACATCCTGCACGAATACTTTGTCCCGCGCGACGGCGTGGCGCGATTCGTCGCCGAGCTGAAAAAGCATTTGCCGCAGCCCGAGGTGGACCTGCTCAACGTCACCATCCGTGAAGTGGAGCCGGATCGCGACACTTTTCTGCGCTATGCCGAACAACCGATGTTCTCGTTTGTGATGCTCTTTCAGCAACGCCGTGATGCGAAGGCGGAAACGAGCATGAAGTCGCTGACGCGAAAGCTGATCGACGCGGCAAATGCCTCGGGCGGGCGATATTATTTGCCATACCGACTGCATGCCACGTCGGCGCAATTGCGTCAAGCGTATCCCCAGGTGGATGATTTCTTCGCGCGCAAGCGACGGTACGATCCTGACGAGTTGTTTCAGAATCAGTTCTACGTGACTTATCGCGAGTCCCCGACGCCGCAAACAAGCGAGTCGACCGTACCATAA